The Eubacteriaceae bacterium Marseille-Q4139 genome has a window encoding:
- the ilvC gene encoding ketol-acid reductoisomerase, producing the protein MATMYYERDCNLGLLDGKKVAVIGYGSQGHAHALNLRDSGVDVVVGLYEGSKSAVKAKEDGFTVMNTADAVKASDIIMILVNDEKQAALYQKDIKENLSEGKTLCFAHGFNIHFKQIIPPADVNVIMIAPKGPGHTVRSQYVSGKGVPCLVAVYQDPSGNSMEVAKAYAAGIGGARGGILETTFKEETETDLFGEQAVLCGGVTALMEAGFNTLVEAGYKPENAYFECIHEMKLIVDLIFNAGFEGMRYSISDTAEFGDYETGSRIINDAVKQEMKQVLKEIQDGSFAKKWILENQVGRTTFNAKREASANTLAAKTGRELRAKMGWKQTQDLDEAK; encoded by the coding sequence ATGGCAACGATGTACTATGAAAGAGACTGCAACCTTGGACTTTTAGACGGAAAGAAAGTGGCTGTCATCGGCTACGGCTCCCAGGGCCATGCCCATGCGTTAAACTTAAGAGACTCCGGCGTGGACGTTGTCGTGGGCCTTTATGAGGGCTCCAAGTCCGCAGTGAAGGCAAAAGAAGACGGCTTTACGGTTATGAATACGGCGGACGCTGTGAAGGCATCCGATATCATTATGATTCTTGTAAACGACGAGAAGCAGGCTGCTTTGTACCAGAAGGACATCAAGGAAAACCTGTCCGAGGGAAAGACCCTCTGCTTTGCACACGGCTTCAACATCCACTTTAAGCAGATCATCCCGCCGGCAGACGTAAACGTCATCATGATCGCGCCGAAGGGCCCGGGCCACACCGTCCGCTCCCAGTACGTTTCCGGAAAGGGCGTTCCCTGCCTTGTTGCCGTTTATCAGGATCCGTCCGGAAATTCCATGGAGGTTGCAAAGGCTTATGCGGCAGGCATCGGCGGCGCAAGAGGCGGAATCCTTGAGACGACATTTAAAGAGGAGACCGAGACAGACCTCTTCGGCGAGCAGGCCGTTCTCTGCGGCGGCGTGACGGCCCTGATGGAAGCCGGCTTCAACACGCTTGTGGAGGCAGGCTACAAGCCGGAGAACGCATATTTCGAGTGCATCCATGAGATGAAGCTGATTGTCGATCTGATCTTCAACGCCGGCTTCGAGGGCATGCGCTATTCCATCTCCGATACGGCTGAATTCGGCGACTACGAGACCGGCTCCAGAATCATTAATGACGCTGTAAAGCAGGAGATGAAGCAGGTATTAAAGGAAATCCAGGACGGCAGCTTTGCGAAGAAGTGGATTCTGGAAAACCAGGTGGGACGGACGACCTTCAACGCCAAGAGAGAGGCATCCGCCAACACGCTGGCTGCTAAGACAGGACGCGAGCTCCGCGCAAAGATGGGCTGGAAGCAGACCCAGGATCTTGACGAAGCAAAATAA
- a CDS encoding ATP-binding protein — protein sequence MNHIVSNLLVYGSLPEDSILWQLSEICAALENGTEKKDVLRRRVFEQVKRILMLGTEYAFDKNLWHNYLTFLLITNENPFSLVCEKMGAKEGTVNSFVKTDFKMFRALFDYDFGRLETELETDCFTKLCHYQAIEKKELMYNRNVSEKVRGLSEKLEKAADEEEFFDLVTGFYKDYGVGMFGLNKAFRIAENGDGTVRFLPVNNMDAVLLDDLIGYETQKARLVENTRAFVEGRTANNVLLFGDSGTGKSTSIKAVVNEFYPMGLRMIEIYKHQFKDLSAIIGQIKNRNYRFIIYMDDLSFEEFEIEYKFLKAVIEGGVETKPDNILIYATSNRRHLIRETFKDRDDMEHGEDLHRSDTLEEKLSLVNRFGLTIFFAKPNRTDFYDMAVKLARRAGITEEEISDEEICHEANKFEMRGGGLSGRTAQQFVNALGGKR from the coding sequence ATGAATCATATTGTTTCCAATCTTCTTGTTTACGGCTCGCTGCCGGAGGACTCGATCCTCTGGCAGCTTTCCGAAATCTGTGCCGCCCTGGAAAACGGGACGGAGAAAAAGGACGTCTTAAGGCGCCGGGTATTTGAGCAGGTAAAGCGGATCCTCATGCTGGGGACGGAATATGCCTTCGACAAAAATCTCTGGCACAACTATCTGACCTTCCTCTTAATCACGAATGAAAACCCCTTTAGCCTCGTGTGCGAAAAGATGGGAGCGAAGGAAGGCACCGTCAACTCCTTTGTAAAGACGGATTTTAAGATGTTCCGGGCGCTGTTTGACTATGATTTTGGCCGCCTGGAGACGGAGCTGGAGACGGATTGCTTTACGAAGCTCTGCCATTATCAGGCCATCGAGAAAAAAGAGCTGATGTACAACCGGAATGTCAGCGAGAAGGTGCGGGGCTTAAGTGAAAAGCTGGAAAAGGCAGCAGATGAGGAAGAATTTTTCGATCTGGTGACCGGGTTTTATAAGGACTACGGCGTCGGCATGTTCGGCCTCAATAAGGCGTTCCGGATTGCGGAAAACGGAGATGGAACCGTCCGCTTCCTGCCGGTCAACAACATGGATGCCGTGCTTTTGGACGATCTGATCGGCTATGAGACCCAGAAGGCGCGGCTCGTGGAGAATACGCGTGCCTTTGTCGAGGGGCGGACGGCCAACAATGTGCTGTTGTTCGGCGACAGCGGCACCGGCAAATCCACCAGCATCAAGGCCGTCGTCAATGAGTTCTACCCGATGGGCCTGCGGATGATTGAGATTTACAAGCACCAGTTCAAAGACCTGTCGGCCATCATCGGCCAGATCAAGAACCGCAACTATCGCTTCATTATCTATATGGATGATCTGTCCTTTGAGGAGTTTGAGATTGAGTACAAGTTCTTAAAGGCCGTCATCGAGGGCGGCGTGGAGACGAAGCCGGACAACATCCTGATCTATGCCACGTCGAACCGCAGGCATTTAATCCGTGAGACCTTTAAAGACAGGGACGACATGGAACATGGAGAAGACCTGCACCGCTCCGATACTTTGGAGGAGAAGCTTTCCCTTGTGAACCGGTTCGGCCTTACGATTTTCTTTGCAAAGCCAAACCGTACCGATTTCTACGACATGGCCGTGAAGCTTGCAAGGCGGGCTGGGATAACGGAGGAAGAAATTTCCGACGAGGAGATCTGCCATGAGGCAAACAAGTTTGAGATGCGCGGCGGCGGCCTGTCCGGGCGGACGGCGCAGCAGTTTGTGAATGCCTTAGGCGGAAAAAGATAA
- a CDS encoding ATP-grasp domain-containing protein yields MRDKEEKLLFMGASIGTEEAVSYAREQGVYTILTAQNAPENGEEKFGADEYWNIDLADLVSLEKKCRKEKVTGIFAATSEFCLDMSGELCKRVGLPFYASDAGWAASRDKRFFKQCCKECGLTVPKEYPLDKLVSGEASSSISYPIVVKPADSCARQGVSVCKNRDELLAGYQKAMQASPGKKCLAEEFVKGMETTFFYYLQDGKAVFIGCEDTKYIDVGGNHTSGILLYPGRETESFLKKDHHKIETLFRKLSCKWGVAFLQAILKDGEYYFLEMGYRLDAVYSWSILASLTGFHSVRYMVDLARGKVGTSSSLKERTAILMSKKEIGVMYLIWAKAGRVDKVIGLETVRSMPGVSVLLERYGEGDFIENSASMRQIAYQISILSGDMKEIAEKIKIINNVLQMYDENGENLLLPFQAFEELEFEKEED; encoded by the coding sequence GTGAGAGATAAAGAAGAAAAATTGCTTTTTATGGGAGCATCCATCGGGACAGAGGAAGCTGTTTCATATGCCAGGGAACAAGGGGTTTATACAATTTTAACTGCACAGAATGCGCCTGAAAACGGAGAAGAAAAATTTGGTGCGGATGAATACTGGAATATTGATCTGGCAGATCTGGTTTCTTTAGAGAAAAAATGCAGGAAGGAGAAGGTGACCGGCATTTTTGCGGCGACAAGTGAATTTTGCCTGGACATGAGCGGTGAGCTGTGTAAACGTGTTGGGCTCCCCTTTTATGCCTCGGATGCAGGCTGGGCAGCTTCACGGGACAAAAGATTTTTTAAACAATGCTGTAAAGAGTGCGGATTGACAGTGCCGAAAGAATACCCTTTGGATAAGCTGGTCAGCGGTGAAGCCTCGAGCAGTATCTCCTATCCGATTGTTGTAAAGCCGGCGGACAGCTGTGCAAGGCAAGGGGTTTCCGTTTGTAAAAACAGGGATGAACTGTTGGCGGGATATCAGAAGGCCATGCAAGCCTCACCGGGAAAAAAGTGTTTGGCAGAAGAATTTGTTAAAGGGATGGAAACGACCTTTTTTTATTATCTTCAGGATGGAAAGGCCGTTTTTATTGGATGTGAGGATACCAAGTACATTGACGTTGGAGGAAATCATACATCCGGTATTTTGTTATATCCGGGAAGAGAAACAGAAAGTTTCTTGAAAAAGGATCACCATAAAATAGAAACATTGTTCCGTAAACTTTCATGCAAATGGGGAGTTGCCTTTTTGCAGGCAATTTTAAAAGATGGTGAATACTATTTTCTGGAAATGGGATATCGTCTGGACGCCGTTTATTCGTGGAGTATTTTAGCTTCGCTCACTGGATTTCATTCAGTACGGTATATGGTTGATTTGGCACGAGGGAAAGTTGGAACCAGCAGTTCTTTGAAGGAGCGTACAGCGATTCTCATGTCAAAAAAAGAGATAGGCGTCATGTATTTAATTTGGGCGAAGGCTGGCCGGGTCGATAAAGTTATTGGGCTGGAAACAGTGAGAAGCATGCCGGGAGTTTCAGTCCTTTTGGAACGCTACGGAGAGGGAGACTTCATTGAAAACAGTGCTTCTATGCGTCAGATCGCATATCAGATCAGTATTTTATCCGGAGATATGAAGGAGATTGCAGAGAAGATAAAGATAATCAACAACGTTTTACAGATGTATGACGAGAACGGAGAGAATCTGCTGTTGCCATTCCAGGCTTTTGAGGAGCTGGAATTTGAAAAGGAGGAAGATTGA
- a CDS encoding M13 family metallopeptidase produces the protein MSHQTSRLTGLLFGISALFAAFLTGCAANAPAEPAKEPETSISAPAETEAAAAPSSGTASQIPALEDDFYESVNHDLLSQWEIPEDQSSVGWFAKLGEDNLERIGQIIKTAAETPDAVSGSDHSNIAAYYLTAMDQETRNENGFGPTVSAFFEKVDAAETISELLEVCARFQREYGYGSLFGLYYGVDGADSGKNVLYLLNSDTHLSREEWFSEDEQVQAQNSAYLAYLEELCQIEGMSEEDAAASVKRTSDMMKDWASVSLTAAELYDASLTYNVFEASDLEELFNGKISMETLTDIYGIRPDEMLIVLDTELARKTASWLTEENLPLLKEYVKITVHNDLAPYMDIASFDARMSYNTAIQGLETAKPFETIVSEQVQETLGFECGRLYCEEYFAPETTEDIEKIVSQVVAVFRSRLQNMDWMSQETRAEAIKKLDTLDVQIGMPEVWPQDLHPISLTRPEDGGLYVENHLAYQKADIDYNFSSKDEPVNKALWVMTPQSVNAYYSPDSNSITFLAGILQDPFYSPKASDAENLGRIGMVVAHEITHAFDDNGSQYDENGNIRNWWTDEDREKFMELSGKVVDYYGAMEVQGIPVNGTQTLSENIADLGAVSCITEIAENEGYDLKEMYTAYAGLWAQKIRDEALAANMAVNTHAQPKIRVNAVLSATDGFYEAFGIKEGDGMYVAPEERPKIW, from the coding sequence ATGTCTCATCAAACTTCACGCCTTACAGGCCTTCTTTTCGGAATATCCGCCCTTTTTGCTGCATTCCTCACCGGCTGTGCGGCCAATGCGCCGGCGGAGCCCGCAAAGGAACCGGAAACATCCATATCTGCTCCGGCCGAAACCGAAGCGGCTGCCGCTCCCTCTTCGGGCACAGCCAGCCAAATCCCGGCTCTTGAAGACGACTTTTACGAGTCAGTCAATCATGATCTGCTTTCCCAGTGGGAAATCCCGGAGGATCAGTCCTCCGTGGGCTGGTTTGCCAAACTCGGAGAAGATAACCTGGAGCGGATCGGACAGATCATAAAAACCGCCGCAGAAACCCCCGATGCAGTCTCCGGGAGCGATCATTCTAACATTGCCGCCTATTATCTTACTGCCATGGATCAGGAGACCAGAAACGAAAACGGCTTCGGCCCGACCGTCTCTGCCTTTTTTGAGAAGGTCGACGCCGCAGAGACGATTTCCGAGCTTCTCGAGGTCTGCGCCCGTTTCCAGAGAGAATATGGATACGGCAGCCTGTTCGGCCTCTATTACGGTGTCGACGGCGCCGATTCCGGCAAAAATGTCCTTTACCTTTTAAATTCCGACACGCATTTGAGCAGGGAGGAATGGTTTTCAGAAGACGAACAGGTACAGGCACAGAACAGCGCATACCTCGCCTATCTGGAAGAGCTCTGCCAAATCGAAGGGATGTCAGAAGAGGACGCGGCCGCCTCAGTTAAGAGAACTTCAGATATGATGAAGGATTGGGCTTCCGTATCCCTGACGGCAGCGGAACTGTATGATGCCAGCTTAACATACAATGTCTTTGAAGCCTCTGACCTGGAAGAGCTGTTTAACGGCAAGATTTCCATGGAAACCCTGACGGATATCTACGGAATACGGCCGGACGAAATGCTCATCGTCTTGGATACGGAGCTTGCCCGAAAGACGGCCTCCTGGCTGACCGAAGAAAATCTCCCGCTCTTAAAGGAATATGTAAAAATCACTGTCCACAACGACCTTGCCCCCTACATGGACATTGCCTCCTTCGATGCCCGCATGTCCTATAACACCGCCATTCAAGGATTGGAAACTGCCAAACCCTTTGAGACTATCGTCTCCGAACAGGTTCAGGAAACTCTCGGTTTTGAATGCGGCCGTCTGTACTGTGAAGAGTATTTTGCACCGGAAACAACGGAAGATATCGAAAAAATCGTAAGCCAGGTTGTAGCGGTATTCCGAAGCAGGCTTCAAAATATGGACTGGATGAGCCAAGAGACCCGTGCCGAGGCCATAAAAAAGCTGGATACGCTGGATGTTCAGATCGGCATGCCGGAAGTCTGGCCCCAGGATCTTCATCCCATTTCCCTGACCCGCCCGGAAGACGGCGGCCTCTATGTGGAAAACCATCTGGCTTACCAAAAGGCTGATATCGACTATAACTTCTCCTCAAAAGACGAGCCCGTCAACAAAGCCCTCTGGGTGATGACGCCCCAGTCGGTCAATGCCTATTATTCGCCTGACAGCAACAGCATCACGTTTCTGGCCGGCATCCTCCAGGATCCGTTTTACAGCCCCAAGGCCTCCGACGCCGAAAACCTTGGGCGCATCGGCATGGTAGTCGCCCATGAGATCACTCACGCCTTCGATGACAACGGCTCCCAGTATGATGAAAACGGAAATATCCGCAACTGGTGGACGGATGAGGACAGGGAAAAGTTTATGGAGCTTTCCGGAAAAGTCGTGGACTACTATGGCGCCATGGAGGTTCAGGGGATCCCCGTAAACGGGACGCAGACGCTTTCCGAAAACATTGCCGATCTTGGTGCCGTCTCCTGCATCACGGAAATTGCAGAGAACGAGGGATATGATTTGAAAGAAATGTACACGGCTTATGCCGGTCTCTGGGCTCAGAAAATACGGGACGAAGCCCTGGCCGCCAACATGGCAGTCAATACCCATGCACAGCCGAAAATCCGTGTCAATGCCGTCCTCTCCGCGACAGACGGCTTCTATGAGGCCTTCGGGATCAAAGAAGGCGACGGCATGTACGTCGCCCCGGAAGAAAGGCCGAAGATCTGGTAA
- the ilvB gene encoding biosynthetic-type acetolactate synthase large subunit: MKMNGARILVEELIRQGTEVIFGYPGGSVLNIYDELYLASDRIRHVLSAHEQGAAHAADGYARASGKTGVVLATSGPGATNLVTGIANAYLDSVPMVAVTGNVAVNNLGKDSFQEVDIVGVTQPVVKHNFMVRDVSELQKTIKEAFAIANAGRKGPVLIDIPKNVQIDEWEYDENMEEPHVGKKTECGKNDISEVLEMIKKAERPFIYAGGGVLASGAEEEVLELSRRIDAPVGLSMMGITAIPASYPLNLGMCGMHGRYASIMAQSDCDLLIAVGVRFSDRATGDVDEYTKKCMTVHIDIDRAEIGKNVSPDVSLWGDVKEILTKLLKEVPACTHPEWRKKVEEYKNADVLPHDSAFSPSAIIGEVKNHCRPETIVATDVGQHQMWTVQHFPFEKPRTLLTSGGLGTMGYGMGAAIGGCIACGRKRTVLFTGDGSFGMNLNEMATAVSQNLPLTIIVMNNDVLGMVRQWQGIFYGGRYSQTTLDRKTDFAALSRAFGAKGFTAFTMNDLKDALREADGSDGPVLIDCHIGMDEKVLPMIPPGRSAKDIIVKG; encoded by the coding sequence ATGAAAATGAATGGTGCAAGAATCCTGGTGGAGGAGCTGATCCGCCAGGGGACAGAGGTGATCTTCGGATATCCGGGCGGCTCCGTCTTAAATATTTACGATGAGCTTTATCTGGCTTCGGACAGGATCCGCCACGTTTTAAGCGCCCATGAGCAGGGGGCGGCCCATGCGGCCGACGGCTATGCCAGGGCCAGCGGGAAGACCGGCGTCGTCCTTGCCACCAGCGGCCCGGGAGCCACGAACCTGGTGACGGGGATCGCAAACGCATATCTCGATTCCGTCCCGATGGTGGCCGTGACGGGCAACGTGGCCGTGAATAATCTGGGAAAAGACTCCTTTCAGGAGGTGGATATCGTCGGTGTCACGCAGCCTGTGGTAAAACATAATTTTATGGTGCGCGACGTGAGCGAACTCCAGAAGACGATCAAAGAGGCCTTTGCCATTGCAAACGCCGGAAGGAAAGGCCCCGTCCTCATCGACATCCCGAAAAACGTCCAGATCGACGAGTGGGAGTACGATGAAAACATGGAAGAGCCCCACGTGGGGAAGAAGACGGAATGCGGGAAAAACGACATTTCGGAAGTCCTGGAGATGATAAAGAAGGCGGAGCGGCCGTTCATCTATGCCGGCGGCGGCGTTCTGGCTTCCGGCGCGGAGGAGGAAGTCCTGGAGCTTTCCAGACGGATTGACGCCCCTGTGGGCCTCAGCATGATGGGAATCACGGCGATTCCGGCCTCTTATCCATTGAATCTCGGCATGTGCGGCATGCATGGACGGTACGCCTCCATCATGGCACAGTCGGACTGTGATCTTTTGATCGCCGTCGGCGTCCGGTTTTCCGACCGGGCCACAGGCGATGTGGACGAATATACGAAAAAGTGCATGACCGTGCATATCGACATCGACCGGGCGGAAATCGGGAAAAATGTAAGCCCGGATGTGAGCCTCTGGGGCGATGTAAAGGAAATCCTGACAAAGCTCTTAAAGGAAGTGCCGGCCTGCACTCATCCGGAGTGGCGGAAAAAGGTCGAAGAATATAAGAATGCTGACGTGCTGCCTCATGACAGTGCTTTCAGCCCGTCTGCCATCATCGGCGAGGTGAAGAACCACTGCCGCCCGGAGACCATCGTGGCGACGGACGTGGGCCAGCATCAGATGTGGACCGTCCAGCACTTCCCCTTCGAGAAGCCGAGGACGCTTTTAACCTCCGGCGGATTGGGAACCATGGGCTACGGCATGGGCGCTGCCATCGGCGGCTGCATCGCCTGCGGCAGGAAGCGCACCGTCCTCTTTACCGGCGACGGCAGCTTCGGCATGAATTTAAACGAGATGGCGACGGCTGTGAGCCAGAACCTGCCTCTCACGATTATCGTCATGAACAACGACGTGCTCGGCATGGTAAGGCAGTGGCAGGGGATTTTCTACGGCGGCCGGTACTCCCAGACGACCCTTGATAGGAAGACGGATTTTGCGGCCCTGTCCCGTGCTTTTGGTGCAAAGGGCTTTACGGCCTTTACGATGAACGATTTAAAGGATGCGCTGCGGGAGGCCGACGGAAGCGACGGGCCGGTTCTCATCGACTGCCACATCGGCATGGATGAGAAGGTGCTGCCGATGATCCCGCCGGGACGTTCCGCAAAGGATATCATTGTGAAAGGATAA
- the ilvD gene encoding dihydroxy-acid dehydratase, with amino-acid sequence MRSDQVKKGVEHAPHRSLLKADGYNDEQLKRPFIGIVNSFNEVAPGHIHLQTIARAVKDGVLAAGGTPMEFNTIGVCDGIAMGHEGMRFSLSSRELIADTIECMVTGHCFDALVFIPNCDKIVPGMLMAALRLNLPCVFVSGGPMLSIDKRDLNSVFEAVGARKAGLIDDEELAEIEGSSCPGCGSCSGMFTANSMNCLTEVLGLGLPGNGTIPAVYGERIRLAKTAGMLVMKVLEQNLRPRDIVTEKAFENALTTDMALGCSTNSALHLLAIAHEAGINLDLHMINEISERTPNLCHLAPAGHHHMQDLLKAGGIQAVMKELYDAGMLHGDCMTVTGKTVAEAVEKAENRDKEVIRPIDNPYSKTGGLAVLFGNLAPNGAIVKRSAVKPEMLKNTGTARCFDSEEEAIAAIYDGKIVPGDVVIIRYEGPSGGPGMREMLSPTSAIVGMKLDTTVALLTDGRFSGASCGAAIGHISPEAAAGGPIAYVKDGDKIQIDIPNYSLMLLVSNEEMEERKKTMKLKEPKELTGYLKRYARMVSSADKGAIVE; translated from the coding sequence ATGAGATCGGATCAGGTAAAAAAAGGCGTGGAACATGCGCCGCACCGCTCGCTTCTTAAAGCGGACGGATACAACGACGAACAGCTTAAGAGGCCTTTTATCGGCATCGTCAATTCCTTCAACGAGGTTGCGCCGGGCCACATCCATTTGCAGACCATCGCCAGGGCCGTAAAGGACGGCGTGCTGGCGGCCGGCGGCACGCCTATGGAGTTCAACACCATCGGCGTCTGCGACGGCATCGCCATGGGACACGAGGGCATGCGGTTCTCCTTAAGCTCCAGGGAGCTGATCGCCGATACCATCGAGTGCATGGTGACGGGGCACTGCTTTGACGCCCTGGTGTTCATTCCAAACTGTGACAAAATTGTGCCGGGAATGTTGATGGCGGCGCTGCGGCTCAACCTGCCCTGCGTGTTCGTGTCCGGCGGGCCCATGCTGTCCATTGATAAGAGAGATCTGAACTCTGTTTTTGAGGCCGTCGGAGCCAGGAAAGCAGGGCTCATTGACGACGAGGAGCTGGCGGAAATCGAGGGTTCAAGCTGTCCCGGCTGCGGCTCCTGCTCCGGCATGTTTACGGCAAACTCCATGAACTGCCTGACGGAGGTTCTTGGCCTCGGACTTCCCGGAAACGGGACGATCCCGGCAGTTTACGGCGAGCGGATCCGTCTTGCGAAGACGGCTGGAATGCTGGTGATGAAGGTGCTGGAACAGAATTTAAGGCCGCGGGATATTGTGACGGAAAAGGCTTTTGAGAATGCGCTGACGACAGACATGGCCCTTGGCTGTTCCACCAACTCGGCGCTCCATCTCTTAGCCATTGCCCACGAGGCGGGCATTAACCTTGACCTTCACATGATCAACGAGATCAGCGAGCGGACGCCGAACCTCTGTCATCTGGCTCCGGCCGGACATCACCACATGCAGGATCTCTTAAAGGCAGGCGGCATTCAGGCTGTCATGAAAGAGCTTTACGACGCCGGCATGCTGCACGGCGACTGCATGACTGTCACGGGAAAGACCGTGGCAGAGGCCGTGGAGAAGGCGGAAAACAGGGACAAAGAGGTGATCCGCCCCATCGACAACCCGTATTCCAAAACAGGCGGGCTTGCCGTCCTGTTCGGAAATCTGGCTCCCAACGGCGCCATTGTAAAGCGGTCGGCCGTGAAGCCGGAGATGCTTAAGAACACCGGCACAGCCAGGTGCTTTGATTCCGAGGAAGAAGCCATCGCGGCCATTTACGACGGGAAAATCGTCCCGGGAGACGTGGTGATTATCCGCTATGAGGGGCCGTCTGGCGGCCCGGGCATGCGGGAGATGTTGTCGCCCACGTCAGCCATCGTCGGCATGAAGCTTGACACCACCGTGGCGCTTCTCACCGACGGGCGGTTCTCCGGCGCTTCCTGCGGCGCGGCCATCGGCCATATTTCCCCGGAGGCGGCAGCCGGCGGCCCCATCGCCTATGTGAAGGACGGAGATAAGATCCAGATCGATATCCCCAATTACAGCTTAATGCTTCTTGTTTCCAACGAGGAGATGGAGGAGCGGAAGAAGACTATGAAATTAAAGGAGCCGAAAGAGCTTACCGGGTATCTCAAACGGTATGCGCGGATGGTTTCCTCTGCGGATAAGGGAGCCATTGTAGAATAG
- a CDS encoding L-ribulose-5-phosphate 4-epimerase — translation MLEELKQKVYEANMELPKRGLITYTWGNASGIDRESGLFVIKPSGVDYDRLRPEDMVVMNLSGERVEGRLNPSSDTATHLELYRAYPEIGGVVHTHSPMATSWAQAGRGIPCYGTTHADYFYGEIPCARNLTEEEIEDGYERNTGLVIVETMEGKNPMHVPGILCKNHGPFTWGKDAAEAVHNAVVLEEVAKMAVFTELLNKTVQPAPRCLQDKHFMRKHGPKAYYGQADADIVK, via the coding sequence ATGCTGGAGGAATTAAAGCAGAAGGTCTATGAAGCCAATATGGAGCTTCCAAAGCGCGGGCTCATTACATACACATGGGGAAACGCAAGCGGGATCGACAGGGAGAGCGGCCTTTTCGTCATAAAGCCGAGCGGCGTGGACTATGACAGGCTGAGGCCGGAGGACATGGTCGTTATGAATCTTTCGGGAGAGCGGGTCGAGGGGCGTTTAAACCCGTCGTCTGATACGGCGACCCATCTGGAGCTGTATCGGGCGTACCCGGAAATCGGCGGAGTTGTCCATACTCACTCTCCGATGGCGACGTCCTGGGCCCAGGCCGGCCGTGGAATCCCTTGTTATGGGACGACCCATGCCGACTATTTTTACGGTGAGATTCCCTGCGCGAGGAATCTGACGGAAGAAGAAATTGAGGACGGGTATGAGCGGAATACGGGGCTTGTGATTGTCGAGACAATGGAGGGGAAAAATCCCATGCATGTGCCGGGCATCCTCTGTAAAAACCATGGGCCGTTCACCTGGGGAAAGGACGCGGCCGAGGCTGTCCACAATGCGGTGGTTCTGGAAGAGGTGGCGAAGATGGCCGTCTTTACGGAGCTGCTAAACAAAACGGTTCAGCCGGCGCCCCGGTGCCTTCAGGATAAGCATTTTATGAGAAAGCATGGGCCCAAGGCGTATTATGGGCAGGCGGATGCAGACATCGTTAAATAG
- the ilvN gene encoding acetolactate synthase small subunit encodes MEERFAVGLIVNNKFGVLNRIAGLYAKRCYNIDALSVGTTENPEYSRMTIVSTGDEYMKEQVVRQLEKLIDVKAVMLLEAADAEFAQHMFIKMHLTGTQRGSSKHQVLDLINQYGGKVVDFGEEHLTAEITGTLEKVESFIEKVRGFGILELSRSGDIAIGLGIENTLRAE; translated from the coding sequence ATGGAAGAGAGATTTGCAGTAGGGCTGATTGTCAACAATAAATTCGGCGTTCTGAACCGGATTGCCGGGCTTTACGCCAAGCGGTGCTATAACATCGACGCCCTTTCCGTTGGGACGACGGAAAATCCGGAGTATTCCAGAATGACCATCGTCTCCACAGGGGATGAATATATGAAAGAACAGGTGGTGCGCCAGTTAGAAAAGCTCATCGACGTGAAAGCGGTCATGCTTTTAGAGGCGGCAGACGCCGAGTTTGCACAGCACATGTTCATAAAAATGCACCTGACCGGAACCCAGCGCGGTTCCTCCAAGCATCAGGTTTTGGATCTCATCAACCAGTACGGCGGAAAGGTCGTGGATTTCGGCGAGGAACACCTGACGGCCGAAATCACGGGGACGCTGGAGAAGGTGGAGTCCTTCATCGAGAAGGTCAGGGGCTTTGGAATTTTGGAACTCAGCCGTTCGGGAGACATTGCCATCGGCTTAGGGATAGAAAACACGCTTCGCGCGGAGTAA